In the genome of Thiorhodovibrio winogradskyi, the window TCGAGCAAGTGCGAGTTTCTTTTAGCGCGCAACACTAATTGGAGTGATCTTGGGTCTAGGAGTGATCTTGGGTCCGTTGCACGTTGATTGGATGCTTGAGTTGGAAGCGCTGCAACCGTTTTCGAACAAGTATACAACCGAGTCGTTCGGTGCCAACTGATTCCTTCCTGCCATGAGTAATTTACCGAACAATAATACAAGCGCACTGGTTTCGTCGTTCGGTAATCTTATTTCTGCGTTTAGGCGATATGGTCATGGAGAGCCTTTGTCAGGAACTGGTTATTGAGCTCTTGAATTATCGCATTGTCCCATTCTCAGATACTAAAGAAACATCAGACCCGAAGCTGAGTGCATTATGCTTTCAAATACTTGCTATTCGCTTCTTCTTATTGAGGGCAAGGAAGATGAATTTCTTCGTTTCAGGGCGCTGCTCGCGGATAGACCAGGGAAGGAGTATCGCCTGCGACGGGTTCGCACGGTCGAGAGCGCTGAAACCCTGATCCTGGAGTCCGGGCCGCATAGCTTCGATCTCTGTCTGCTTGCGGATGATGCTGGTGATGATGACAATCTTGAATTTATTTCAGCCCATAGCATGGACTCTGAGTTTCCGCCCATGGCGTTGTTGACTCGTCAGACCAACCCAGATCTTGAGCAGTTGGCACTGGATGCCGGTGCGATGGATTGTCTGCAAACCTCTGAGTTGAGCCCTGCTTTGGTCGAGCGATCGATTCGCTATTGTATTGCGCAGCATTCAGCCAAACTGGAATTGGTTAAATTAGCCACGACAGATCCCCTGACCGGGATTTTGAATCGCCGAACCCTATACGATCTTGGCGATAAAGAGTTTGATCGCGCCACCCGTTATGGCCACCCGCTAAGTTTGGTGCTGATTGGTGTGGATCATTTCAGGGATGTGAATGATACCTTTGGCTATCAGGTTGGCGACAAGGTGCTTAACTCTGTCGTGTCAACTGTCCTGGCGGCGATCCGAGAGACGGATATCTTTGGCCGCTTTGGCGGGAGCGAGTTTCTGTTGATTCTTCCGCACACCGATTTAAAGGGCGCCTCCCTGCTTGCCGAGCGCCTTGGCATCGATATTCAAGGCCAGCCAGTCATTCACGACGGTGCTGTGATCGACATCTCCCTCAGTTGTGGCGTGTGTGCATTGTCAGATCAAGTCGAGTTTTTTGACGAACTCATTGTTGCTGCTGACCGCGCACTGTATCGGCAAGAGCCCGGGGTTTCATAGCACGGCTCGGATTGGCTGTGACTCTAGGCTCGGGGGTCCGAGTGAGGGCGTGCGCGGTCAAGGTGGACATTGCACGGTGGCTGCAATCGGAAAAACCGTGTATAAGCCTGTTGCCGGAATCATCCAATACCACACTTCATCACGGGAGATCGCCAGCATGGCCAATTTTGCTGATTTGCTTGGATCCGTCATTCAGAACAACCTTGGCCCATCGGGGCAGCAGCGTATCGGCAATGCGTTGCAGGATTTGCAGGCTAGCCTGGGGCAACTGAGCGGTGGTGGCGCGGCTGGTGCTGGCATGGGCGGCGTGCTCGGCAGCCTGCTCGGCGCGGCTGGCAATTCGCTGGCGGGTGCGTCGCAAAATCCGCTTCAGGCCGGTGGCCTTGGCGCCGTGCTGGGGTCCTTGGTCGGTGGCGGCGGGCAGTCCGTCAAAGGCGCGCTCTCGGGCGGGGCTTTGGCCATGATCGCGGGCGTGGCCTACAAGGCGCTGATGAATGCCAACCAGGGCGGGGGGGCGCAAGCGCCTTTCAGCGGCGGCAATCTGCCCTTGGGGTTACTGCCACCGCAAACGCCGGCCGAGGAGCAGGTGGTGGAGCAGAAAACCCAGTTGATTATCAAGGGCATGATGAACATCGCCAAGTCAGATGGAGAGATCAGCGGCGGGGAGATTCAGCGCATTCTGGGTAAGGCGCAAGAGTCTGGCCTGGGTTCGGAAGAACAGGCGTGGATGATGGCGGAGATGAGCAAGCCGCTGAATCTCGATGCCTTTGTTGCCGAGATCCCCAATCAGGAGGTGGCCGCCGAGATCTATGCCGCCTCCCTGCTCGCGGTCGAGGTCGATACCGACGAGGAACGTGAATACCTGCGTCAGTTTGCCGACAAGACCGAACTGCAGCCGAGCGTGGTACAGATGATTCACCAGACCCTGGGAATGCCCGCTGTTTAAACCAAGGTCGCTAGAGATCCGGTGCGCTCTTCGCTTAGCACCTGGCTTAGCACTTGGCTTAGCACTTGGCTTAGCACTTGGCTGGCAGGGGAGCACAGTCGAAATAGCTGGCGACGGCCTCGGGTTTGGTGTTTGGCAGATAAGGGATGCAGCCAAGGCAGGGGGCCGTGATGCGGGATTTTAGCGTGGCGATGTTGGCCTCGACGGCCAACATCTCGGGCTCGGTCTGGGTGCCGACCCAGCCAGCGAGAGTGCAGCCGTCGGCGGCGATGGCGGCGGCGCTCAGCAGGGCATGATTCAGGCAGCCGAGCCGCAGGCCGACGACCAGCACCACGGGCAGGGGCTTGGTGTCGCCAAGCAATACGGGTAGATCACGCACCATGAGCTGCTTGCCAAGGGGGACATGCCAGCCACCGACGCCCTCGACCACCAGCCAGTCGGCCTGCGTGCTCAGCCAGCGGTAAGCGGACAGAATGCGCTTGGTGTCAATGGGCTGTCCGCTTTGTTCCGCCGCCAGATGGGGGGCGATGGCGGGGGCGTAAGCGATGGGGTTGACCTGGTCGTAGGGCATTTGCTGGCTGCCAGCGGCCTGCAGGGCAAGGGCGTCGGCGTTGCGCAGGCCATCTTTGGTGGGGGTACAGCCGGAGGCAATGGGCTTCATCCCCAGGGCGCTGTGGCCTTGGCTTTGGAGGGCGCGCAAGAGTCCGGCAGCGATCAGTGTTTTGCCAGCGCCGGTGTCCGTGCCGGTGATGAAAAGGCCTTTG includes:
- a CDS encoding GGDEF domain-containing protein, whose translation is MLSNTCYSLLLIEGKEDEFLRFRALLADRPGKEYRLRRVRTVESAETLILESGPHSFDLCLLADDAGDDDNLEFISAHSMDSEFPPMALLTRQTNPDLEQLALDAGAMDCLQTSELSPALVERSIRYCIAQHSAKLELVKLATTDPLTGILNRRTLYDLGDKEFDRATRYGHPLSLVLIGVDHFRDVNDTFGYQVGDKVLNSVVSTVLAAIRETDIFGRFGGSEFLLILPHTDLKGASLLAERLGIDIQGQPVIHDGAVIDISLSCGVCALSDQVEFFDELIVAADRALYRQEPGVS
- a CDS encoding tellurite resistance TerB family protein, which codes for MANFADLLGSVIQNNLGPSGQQRIGNALQDLQASLGQLSGGGAAGAGMGGVLGSLLGAAGNSLAGASQNPLQAGGLGAVLGSLVGGGGQSVKGALSGGALAMIAGVAYKALMNANQGGGAQAPFSGGNLPLGLLPPQTPAEEQVVEQKTQLIIKGMMNIAKSDGEISGGEIQRILGKAQESGLGSEEQAWMMAEMSKPLNLDAFVAEIPNQEVAAEIYAASLLAVEVDTDEEREYLRQFADKTELQPSVVQMIHQTLGMPAV
- the bioD gene encoding dethiobiotin synthase yields the protein MSKGLFITGTDTGAGKTLIAAGLLRALQSQGHSALGMKPIASGCTPTKDGLRNADALALQAAGSQQMPYDQVNPIAYAPAIAPHLAAEQSGQPIDTKRILSAYRWLSTQADWLVVEGVGGWHVPLGKQLMVRDLPVLLGDTKPLPVVLVVGLRLGCLNHALLSAAAIAADGCTLAGWVGTQTEPEMLAVEANIATLKSRITAPCLGCIPYLPNTKPEAVASYFDCAPLPAKC